The Pasteurella multocida genome contains a region encoding:
- the hemH gene encoding ferrochelatase — MNKAKTGVLLVNLGTPESPTPKAISRYLWQFLTDPRVVDLPRYKWFPLLKGIILPLRAKRVAKNYASIWTEQGSPLLTITREQQHALQTYFKQQEKNIVVEVAMTYGEPSIKSAMQRLSTQQVDNFIVFPLYPQYSSSTTGAVFDAFAQVLKTQRGVLPFDFIHSYHTNEDYIAALVTTIQEHFQPDEFLLFSFHGIPVRYENMGDYYREHCKQTVLAVIDRLGLTENQWGLSFQSRFGKEEWLQPYTDQFLAQAPSQNIQKMAVICPGFAADCLETLEEIEEENKEIFLANGGISYRYIPALNARPEHIQMMANLILNKLNQTSK; from the coding sequence ATGAATAAAGCAAAAACTGGGGTTTTATTGGTGAATTTAGGTACACCAGAAAGCCCTACACCAAAGGCTATCTCTCGTTATTTATGGCAATTTTTAACTGATCCTCGTGTCGTCGATTTACCGCGTTATAAATGGTTTCCTTTGTTAAAAGGGATTATTTTGCCGTTACGCGCTAAACGTGTCGCCAAAAATTACGCTTCAATTTGGACCGAGCAAGGTTCTCCGCTTTTAACCATTACCCGAGAACAACAACACGCCTTACAAACCTATTTTAAACAACAAGAAAAAAATATTGTCGTTGAAGTCGCGATGACTTACGGAGAACCCTCCATAAAATCAGCAATGCAACGCTTATCCACACAGCAGGTAGATAACTTCATCGTGTTTCCACTCTATCCACAATATAGTAGCTCAACTACAGGCGCGGTCTTTGATGCCTTTGCTCAAGTGCTAAAAACACAACGTGGTGTTTTACCCTTTGATTTTATTCATTCTTATCATACCAATGAAGACTATATTGCGGCTTTAGTTACTACGATTCAGGAGCACTTCCAACCGGATGAGTTTTTGTTATTCTCTTTCCATGGCATTCCTGTGCGTTATGAAAATATGGGGGATTATTACCGCGAGCATTGTAAACAAACAGTGTTGGCTGTCATTGACCGTTTAGGACTCACCGAGAATCAATGGGGGCTTTCCTTTCAATCTCGCTTTGGTAAAGAAGAATGGTTACAACCTTATACAGATCAATTCCTAGCCCAAGCACCGAGCCAGAATATTCAGAAAATGGCGGTTATCTGTCCTGGCTTTGCAGCAGATTGTTTGGAAACACTAGAGGAAATTGAGGAAGAAAATAAAGAGATCTTCCTTGCTAATGGTGGAATCTCATATCGTTACATTCCTGCGCTCAATGCACGCCCAGAACACATTCAAATGATGGCGAATTTGATTCTGAATAAACTCAATCAAACAAGTAAATAA
- the selD gene encoding selenide, water dikinase SelD codes for MNDTIASTVRLTQYSHGAGCGCKISPKVLEKILHSDMEKWVDPHLLVGNETKDDAAVYDIGNGIGIISTTDFFMPIVDDPFDFGRIAATNAISDIFAMGGKPIMAIAILGFPIKLLPPEVAQRIVDGGRFACRQAGITLAGGHSIDAPEPIFGLAVTGIINTDKVKKNASATAGCKLFLTKPLGIGVLTTAEKKGKLKAEHQGLATEVMCQMNTIGAKFAEIAGISAMTDVTGFGLLGHLSELCEGSGVRAEVYFDKIKTLDGVQRYIEKGCIPGGTERNFESYGHKIGAMSDLQKAILCDPQTSGGLLIAVDADSEQQVLEIAADDGIELFEVGRLFAKEHDSPILITVL; via the coding sequence ATGAATGACACAATTGCTAGTACAGTGCGTTTAACCCAATACAGTCATGGCGCAGGATGCGGTTGTAAAATTTCGCCGAAAGTCCTCGAAAAGATTTTACACTCTGACATGGAAAAATGGGTAGATCCGCATCTTTTGGTGGGTAATGAAACTAAAGATGATGCTGCGGTTTATGATATTGGTAATGGGATTGGTATCATTAGTACCACGGATTTTTTTATGCCTATTGTCGATGACCCATTTGATTTTGGACGTATTGCCGCAACAAATGCGATCAGTGATATTTTTGCAATGGGAGGGAAACCGATAATGGCGATTGCAATTTTAGGTTTCCCTATTAAATTATTGCCTCCTGAAGTGGCACAACGTATTGTTGACGGGGGGCGTTTTGCTTGTCGTCAGGCAGGGATTACGCTAGCGGGTGGACACTCGATTGATGCGCCAGAGCCGATTTTTGGTTTAGCTGTGACGGGGATAATTAACACAGATAAAGTAAAGAAAAATGCATCAGCGACGGCAGGTTGTAAATTGTTTTTAACAAAACCGTTAGGAATCGGTGTATTAACCACAGCGGAAAAAAAAGGCAAATTGAAAGCAGAACATCAAGGGTTAGCAACGGAAGTGATGTGTCAAATGAATACTATTGGTGCAAAATTTGCTGAGATAGCAGGCATTAGCGCCATGACAGATGTGACGGGATTTGGTTTATTAGGGCATTTAAGTGAGCTTTGTGAAGGCTCTGGAGTACGTGCCGAAGTGTATTTTGATAAGATAAAAACACTCGATGGTGTACAACGTTATATTGAAAAAGGCTGTATTCCGGGCGGTACTGAACGTAATTTTGAAAGTTACGGACACAAAATTGGAGCAATGAGCGATTTACAAAAAGCCATTTTATGTGATCCTCAAACATCGGGTGGGTTATTGATCGCGGTGGACGCAGACAGTGAACAACAAGTGTTGGAAATCGCTGCTGATGACGGCATTGAATTATTTGAAGTGGGGCGATTATTTGCCAAAGAACATGACAGCCCAATTTTAATCACGGTGCTTTAA
- a CDS encoding gluconokinase, which yields MEKKLGKGFILMGVSSTGKTSVGTVVAQRLGIKLIDGDDLHPRANIIKMGQGIPLNDEDRAPWLERIRDAAFSLEQKSEVGIIICSALKKQYRDLIRDGNDVKFIFLHGPFELVLERMKQRKGHYMKPEMLKSQFDTLEIPQADEPDVIHISIDGTFEQIVERCVKAVIPLIQKL from the coding sequence ATGGAAAAAAAATTAGGAAAAGGATTCATTTTGATGGGTGTTTCCAGTACAGGAAAAACTTCGGTTGGCACAGTTGTCGCACAACGCTTAGGGATTAAACTCATTGACGGTGATGATCTTCATCCACGAGCTAATATCATTAAGATGGGGCAAGGAATACCATTAAACGATGAAGATAGAGCCCCTTGGTTAGAACGTATTCGTGATGCGGCATTTAGTTTGGAGCAGAAAAGTGAAGTTGGAATTATTATCTGTTCAGCGTTAAAAAAACAATATCGTGATTTGATTCGTGATGGCAATGATGTGAAGTTTATTTTTTTACATGGGCCTTTTGAATTAGTTTTAGAACGAATGAAGCAACGTAAAGGGCATTACATGAAACCAGAAATGCTAAAAAGCCAATTTGACACATTGGAAATTCCCCAAGCAGATGAGCCAGACGTCATTCATATCAGTATTGATGGGACGTTTGAACAAATAGTTGAACGTTGTGTTAAAGCAGTGATTCCTTTAATTCAAAAGTTATGA
- a CDS encoding LacI family DNA-binding transcriptional regulator produces MTKRTTIDDIAKALGVNKSTVSRAINNPSLVSNEMREKIQKMCERMNYIPNNIAKSLASSSTNSIVLLIPSFSNDVFNEVIEGVKRVCDQWNYNLLISDFSYTPLEEQRIIEKYLQQNVDGFILTETFHTQKTMDLLKISNIPTVEIMHIDSSPNFLANIGIDQYAAARYLIKFLVEEKKRKNIALCSSWLDSRACLRKTAWEDVLTECQLSTERYFRIQGKTSFASGAESVLEILYQWPDTDAIFFINDDVAAGAIMECNRRGIKVGKELDIVGFNDLDFAKVINPSLTTIFTPRFDMGKLGAEILIQFLAGKKPQQNIIELPFKFMRRQSA; encoded by the coding sequence ATGACAAAACGAACCACAATCGATGATATTGCTAAGGCATTAGGAGTTAATAAATCTACAGTATCACGTGCGATAAATAACCCTTCTTTAGTTTCAAATGAGATGAGAGAAAAAATACAAAAAATGTGTGAACGGATGAACTATATTCCTAATAATATTGCTAAGTCTTTAGCTTCGTCATCCACAAACTCTATAGTGTTATTGATACCTTCGTTTAGTAATGACGTATTTAATGAAGTGATTGAAGGGGTAAAGAGAGTATGTGATCAATGGAATTATAATTTATTGATTAGTGACTTTTCATATACTCCTCTAGAAGAACAAAGGATTATTGAGAAATACCTGCAACAAAATGTGGATGGATTCATTTTAACAGAGACATTCCATACTCAAAAAACAATGGATTTATTGAAAATATCAAATATTCCAACAGTTGAAATTATGCATATTGATTCTTCACCTAACTTTCTTGCTAACATCGGTATCGATCAATATGCGGCAGCACGATATTTAATTAAGTTTTTAGTTGAAGAGAAAAAACGTAAGAATATTGCATTGTGTTCTTCTTGGTTAGATAGTCGTGCATGTTTAAGAAAGACAGCATGGGAAGATGTATTAACTGAGTGTCAGTTATCTACAGAACGTTATTTTAGGATACAAGGAAAAACGTCTTTTGCTAGTGGTGCTGAATCTGTTCTTGAAATTTTATATCAATGGCCAGATACAGATGCGATTTTTTTCATTAATGATGATGTAGCTGCTGGGGCAATTATGGAATGTAATCGTAGAGGAATAAAAGTTGGTAAAGAACTTGATATTGTTGGTTTTAATGATTTGGACTTTGCCAAAGTAATAAATCCAAGCTTAACGACAATTTTTACCCCACGTTTTGATATGGGGAAATTAGGAGCTGAAATATTAATTCAATTCTTAGCAGGTAAAAAGCCACAACAGAATATTATAGAGCTACCTTTTAAATTCATGAGAAGACAAAGTGCATAG
- the idnD gene encoding L-idonate 5-dehydrogenase: MKHSKVPCIKVSGSHQIQITTTELDQISANEKLVKITRGGICGSDIHYYQEGGIGNFSLKHPMILGHEVVGYLDKEKQAVALNPSKPCLQCKYCLEGKSNQCLNMRFFGSAMLTPHVDGGFAKYIVVRDDQVIPYDPQISSKVMVFAEPLAVAIHAINQAGSLIGKKVLITGVGPIGSLVVAACKQAGAVEIIASDIQESCRQSAVKMGATSTIKPLEDNTHYFQNKGYFDVTFEASGSNEAINFAIDATKATGTIIQIGMSKNNVSIPLTKFLAKEITYKGAFRFTEEFNIAVRWLELGLIDPLPLLSHEFPYQEAEKALQIASDKNVAIKVQLNFEE, from the coding sequence ATGAAACATTCAAAAGTACCTTGTATCAAAGTCTCGGGTTCACATCAAATACAGATAACAACGACAGAACTAGATCAAATATCAGCTAATGAAAAGCTTGTTAAGATAACACGTGGTGGTATTTGTGGCTCAGATATCCATTACTATCAAGAAGGTGGAATTGGAAACTTCAGTTTAAAACACCCTATGATTTTAGGTCATGAAGTAGTAGGTTATTTAGACAAAGAAAAGCAAGCGGTTGCATTAAATCCAAGTAAACCATGTTTACAATGTAAATATTGCCTTGAAGGTAAATCAAATCAATGTTTAAACATGCGTTTTTTCGGTAGTGCAATGCTCACTCCACATGTAGACGGAGGTTTTGCTAAATATATTGTTGTTAGAGATGATCAAGTTATTCCTTATGACCCTCAAATATCTTCTAAAGTCATGGTTTTTGCAGAACCACTTGCAGTAGCAATCCATGCAATCAATCAGGCAGGTTCTCTCATCGGAAAAAAAGTTCTCATTACAGGAGTTGGACCTATTGGGTCATTAGTCGTTGCGGCTTGTAAACAGGCAGGTGCTGTTGAAATCATCGCATCTGATATACAAGAGTCCTGTAGACAAAGTGCAGTAAAAATGGGAGCAACTTCGACTATCAAGCCATTAGAAGACAATACGCACTATTTTCAAAATAAAGGCTACTTTGATGTTACATTCGAGGCATCTGGATCTAATGAAGCAATCAATTTTGCCATTGATGCTACAAAAGCAACAGGCACCATTATTCAAATAGGCATGTCAAAAAATAATGTTTCAATACCTTTAACTAAATTTTTAGCTAAAGAAATTACTTATAAAGGTGCGTTTCGTTTTACTGAAGAATTCAATATTGCTGTGCGTTGGTTAGAACTTGGATTGATTGATCCTCTACCATTATTATCTCATGAGTTCCCATACCAAGAAGCAGAAAAAGCTCTACAAATAGCAAGTGATAAAAATGTAGCAATTAAAGTTCAACTTAATTTTGAGGAATAA
- the idnO gene encoding gluconate 5-dehydrogenase translates to MQNNLFDLHGKRALITGAAQGIGFLLANGLAEYGAEIIVNDITSEKTLSAVEKLRNKGFTAYSVPFDVTKKSEIEKNISFIEEEIGPIDILINNAGIQRRYPILDFPEKDWDDVININQKAVFLMIQEVGKHMVKRRTGKIINICSMQSELGRDTITPYAASKGAVKMLTRGACVELARYNIQVNGIAPGYFKTEMTKALVENTQFTEWLCQRTPANRWGEPSELIGSAIFLSSKASDFINGHLLFVDGGMLVSV, encoded by the coding sequence ATGCAAAACAATTTATTTGACTTACACGGCAAACGAGCACTGATTACAGGGGCTGCACAAGGAATTGGTTTTTTGCTTGCTAATGGTTTAGCTGAATATGGTGCAGAAATTATTGTAAATGATATCACATCAGAAAAAACACTCTCTGCAGTAGAAAAATTACGTAACAAAGGATTCACGGCTTATTCTGTACCTTTTGATGTGACAAAAAAAAGTGAGATTGAAAAAAACATATCCTTCATTGAAGAAGAAATCGGTCCAATTGATATTTTAATTAATAATGCTGGAATACAACGCCGGTATCCTATTTTAGATTTCCCTGAAAAAGATTGGGATGATGTTATCAACATCAATCAAAAAGCTGTTTTTTTGATGATTCAAGAAGTTGGTAAACATATGGTTAAACGTCGAACAGGAAAAATCATTAATATTTGTTCAATGCAAAGTGAATTAGGAAGAGACACAATAACACCTTATGCGGCATCAAAGGGAGCAGTAAAAATGTTAACAAGAGGGGCTTGCGTTGAACTAGCTCGCTATAACATCCAAGTTAATGGAATTGCTCCAGGTTATTTCAAAACTGAAATGACTAAAGCATTAGTAGAAAATACACAATTTACTGAATGGTTATGTCAACGAACTCCAGCTAATCGTTGGGGAGAGCCTAGCGAATTAATTGGTTCAGCCATTTTTTTATCTTCAAAAGCTTCTGATTTTATAAACGGTCATCTTCTCTTTGTTGATGGCGGAATGTTAGTCTCTGTATAG
- a CDS encoding TRAP transporter substrate-binding protein encodes MNIRKSLLLISLASFMSLSVSAAEINLKFESSNFAGEKVYEIQKEWTDNIEKASNGRISIELLPLDSVLKSSDMLSGVRNKIIDGAVATAAMYAGTDPGFGLIGDTISAWNHDEDILNFYYNGGGFEVVDNIFQQYGAKLIGVSVTGAESLPSKVKIANTEDFKGIKIRAPSGPIQKLFARLGAAPVGLPGSEIYTSLEKGIIDAADFSTFANNQAQGVHDIAKYPIYPGIHSSPAVHMIMNHKTWSSLTPSDQAFLIAYFKGMALDTLTRAHYEDKLAYKEAIEKGVQPVSWNQQEITKVRSIAKEIWQEIAQQSEIGNQYYQVLMKFLESQGMLQ; translated from the coding sequence ATGAATATTAGAAAATCATTACTATTAATATCCCTAGCAAGCTTCATGTCACTTTCAGTTTCAGCTGCAGAAATTAATTTGAAATTTGAAAGTTCGAATTTTGCAGGAGAAAAAGTTTATGAAATCCAAAAAGAATGGACTGACAATATTGAAAAAGCTTCCAATGGGAGAATAAGTATAGAGTTATTACCTCTCGACTCAGTCTTAAAATCTAGTGACATGCTTTCTGGTGTTCGAAATAAAATTATTGATGGAGCGGTTGCAACAGCGGCAATGTATGCAGGCACTGACCCTGGATTCGGATTAATTGGTGATACTATTTCTGCTTGGAACCATGACGAAGATATTTTAAATTTTTACTATAATGGAGGTGGTTTTGAAGTTGTTGATAATATTTTCCAACAATATGGTGCCAAACTCATTGGTGTATCAGTTACGGGAGCAGAATCATTACCATCGAAAGTAAAAATAGCTAATACTGAAGATTTTAAAGGTATAAAAATTCGGGCTCCCTCTGGTCCTATCCAAAAATTGTTTGCAAGATTAGGAGCCGCTCCTGTTGGTCTTCCTGGTTCAGAAATCTATACTAGTTTAGAAAAAGGTATTATTGATGCTGCCGATTTCTCAACGTTTGCAAATAATCAAGCACAAGGAGTCCATGATATTGCAAAATATCCAATCTATCCGGGAATTCATTCTTCACCAGCCGTTCATATGATTATGAATCATAAAACTTGGAGTAGCTTAACTCCATCGGATCAAGCATTCTTAATTGCTTACTTTAAAGGGATGGCTCTCGATACTCTGACTCGTGCTCATTATGAAGATAAACTAGCATATAAAGAAGCAATTGAGAAAGGAGTACAACCAGTTTCTTGGAATCAACAAGAAATTACAAAAGTTCGTTCTATCGCTAAAGAAATTTGGCAAGAGATAGCTCAACAATCTGAAATAGGTAATCAGTATTATCAAGTATTAATGAAATTCCTAGAATCTCAAGGAATGCTGC